One genomic window of Myxococcus stipitatus includes the following:
- a CDS encoding glycosyltransferase family 39 protein, protein MLAVCVAHVVLGLVLLPDSMFTKYPDSARLLSSGRMLPEQGADFSPLYLLLNVALSPGALRVAQSLAGALGLVAVYILGARLLSRAAGWVAAALVATTTSVLVYEATLEPDLLVMVLNLGALALLAHALPDFRTRWLVGAGLLLGLSGATRPTGLAILVLAGAWLAWRTRRSPPRARLTAVGALLVTGLVASWLPAQVIRATVGSHLGATMSAGAVLHMGNRPEGTGLGAQAPTLIKQYETQFRGADRPDHAHSLYRQFARAEAGADLSPAATERFWMRKTLNFALEEPGTFLGLQGRKLAFFLFGPEGHDISEVRDADDRLAGLPLVSAQALGLVGLAGLLVALARRRHVGLVVLYLGTSAALAVGFYVVSRYRVAALPAWALLAGALAVEGFEARRQPRALLALAFTLAACLTLPALFPFVRDVDRMLARTEAVGGQGRALSTALRAGNYDEATQAFVQLQAAHPFTALARALRGIPFESPAVAERSGALAVERLGTDSALDLYVAAELARRAGHCPQAIEAARLAEDAGYRGAFYDTSMDPALVRADCLLQQGDRAGALRAAEDSLERRGGTLDGLAFAVAAAEALPDDAGERRARWEARLFSLHDLASARQARGLARLRWGRYAGALEDADAVLAVIPDLAVTHHLRAAALAGLGRDAEALQAYTRALRTLPSFNFPTAPLERAVAARLAEAPDSPGVLALATEHHLRAGRLELARTLASRASAAAPRDAGLAALAQELAKARPAGVPVPAPPTPPQAQNAPSP, encoded by the coding sequence TTGCTGGCAGTCTGTGTGGCGCACGTCGTGCTGGGCCTGGTCCTGCTGCCCGACAGCATGTTCACCAAGTACCCCGACAGCGCGCGGCTCTTGAGCTCGGGACGGATGCTCCCGGAGCAGGGGGCGGACTTCAGCCCCCTGTACCTCCTGCTCAACGTCGCGCTGTCCCCCGGGGCCCTGCGCGTGGCGCAGAGCCTGGCGGGCGCGCTCGGGCTCGTGGCGGTGTACATCCTGGGGGCGCGGCTGCTCTCGCGCGCCGCGGGGTGGGTGGCCGCCGCGCTCGTCGCCACGACGACGTCCGTCCTCGTGTACGAGGCCACGCTGGAGCCCGACCTGCTGGTGATGGTGTTGAACCTGGGCGCGCTCGCGCTGCTGGCCCACGCCCTGCCGGACTTCCGGACGCGGTGGCTGGTGGGCGCGGGCCTGCTGCTGGGCCTGTCCGGCGCGACGCGGCCCACCGGGCTCGCCATCCTCGTGCTCGCCGGCGCGTGGCTGGCGTGGCGGACGCGGCGCTCCCCGCCGCGCGCGCGGCTCACCGCGGTGGGGGCGCTCCTGGTGACGGGGCTGGTGGCGAGCTGGCTGCCGGCCCAGGTCATCCGCGCGACGGTGGGCTCGCACCTGGGGGCGACCATGAGCGCGGGCGCGGTGCTGCACATGGGCAACCGCCCGGAGGGCACCGGCCTGGGCGCCCAAGCCCCCACCCTCATCAAGCAATACGAGACGCAGTTCCGAGGGGCGGACCGCCCCGACCACGCGCACAGCCTCTACCGCCAGTTCGCGCGCGCGGAGGCGGGGGCGGACCTGTCGCCCGCGGCCACCGAGCGCTTCTGGATGCGCAAGACGCTGAACTTCGCGCTCGAGGAGCCCGGCACCTTCCTGGGACTCCAGGGGCGCAAGCTCGCGTTCTTCCTCTTCGGCCCGGAGGGACACGACATCTCCGAGGTGCGCGACGCGGACGACCGGCTCGCGGGCCTCCCCCTGGTGAGCGCGCAGGCGCTGGGGCTGGTGGGGCTGGCGGGGCTGCTCGTGGCGCTCGCGCGGCGGAGGCACGTCGGCCTCGTGGTGCTCTACCTGGGCACGAGCGCCGCGCTGGCGGTGGGCTTCTACGTGGTGAGCCGCTACCGGGTCGCCGCGCTGCCCGCGTGGGCGCTGCTCGCCGGCGCGCTCGCGGTGGAGGGATTCGAGGCACGGCGCCAGCCCCGCGCGCTGCTGGCGCTGGCCTTCACGCTGGCCGCCTGCCTTACCCTCCCCGCCCTGTTCCCCTTCGTGCGCGACGTGGACCGGATGCTCGCGCGCACCGAGGCGGTGGGTGGCCAGGGCCGCGCGCTGAGCACGGCCCTGCGCGCCGGGAACTACGACGAGGCGACCCAGGCCTTCGTCCAGCTCCAGGCCGCCCACCCCTTCACCGCGCTCGCCCGCGCCCTGCGCGGCATCCCCTTCGAGTCCCCCGCCGTCGCCGAGCGCTCGGGGGCGCTCGCGGTGGAGCGGCTCGGCACGGACAGCGCGCTGGACCTGTACGTCGCCGCGGAGCTGGCGCGGCGCGCGGGCCACTGTCCCCAGGCCATCGAGGCGGCGCGGCTGGCCGAGGACGCGGGCTACCGGGGCGCGTTCTACGACACCTCCATGGACCCGGCGCTCGTCCGCGCGGACTGCCTGCTCCAGCAGGGGGACCGGGCGGGCGCGCTGCGCGCGGCGGAGGACTCCCTGGAGCGTCGCGGCGGCACCCTCGACGGCCTGGCCTTCGCCGTGGCCGCGGCGGAGGCCCTCCCGGACGATGCGGGCGAGCGACGCGCGCGCTGGGAGGCCCGGCTCTTCTCGTTGCACGACCTGGCGAGCGCGCGACAGGCCCGGGGCCTCGCGCGCCTGCGTTGGGGGCGCTACGCCGGCGCGCTGGAGGACGCGGACGCGGTGCTCGCCGTCATCCCCGACCTCGCCGTCACCCACCACCTGCGGGCCGCCGCCCTCGCCGGACTGGGCCGCGACGCCGAGGCGCTCCAGGCCTACACGCGGGCGCTGCGGACGCTGCCGAGCTTCAACTTCCCGACAGCGCCCCTCGAGCGGGCCGTGGCCGCGCGGCTGGCGGAGGCGCCGGACTCTCCCGGCGTCCTCGCGCTGGCCACCGAACACCACCTGCGCGCGGGACGGCTGGAGCTGGCTCGGACGCTCGCCTCGCGCGCCAGCGCCGCCGCGCCACGCGACGCCGGACTGGCGGCCCTCGCCCAGGAGCTGGCGAAGGCGCGCCCCGCGGGCGTGCCGGTGCCCGCGCCCCCCACCCCGCCCCAGGCCCAGAACGCGCCGTCGCCCTGA
- a CDS encoding galactose oxidase-like domain-containing protein: MQRWPYSAVHTHLLPTGKVMWFSEFADGDKPHLWDPDTNELRPIPPAGYNIFCAGHAFLPDGRLLVAGGHIADDSGLPYASLYDPFKNTWTRLPNMNAGRWYPTVTTLPNGDLLVVGGAKEDRSKNLIPQIWQPAKNSWRTLSDARLELMYYPWMFVTPAGKYLMAGYWKPTRYLDISGAGAWSVGPRTNYASSRNAGSAAMYDEGKVIITGGDNPPTNNVEVIDLNAATPTWRTVAPMRYVRRQHNSTMLPDGTVLVTGGHSGPGTDNPKYPRYETELWDPVTEKWTELERASAYRGYHSTTLLLPDARVLSAGSRGVKTMQVFSPPYLFKGARPTITAAPTAIAYGENFRVSTPDAVAISKVSWIRLGSVTHAFDENQRFMRLRFTASSGGLTITAPANPNLAPPGHYMLFLLNARGVPSVAKIIRIGGSATTPPPTDPPPQTGFTAVAFGSEWRYDDRNVDPGPSWMAPTFNDAGWKKGPAQLGFGENDERTKLQATTPKQPSVYFRRKFELHGMVETARLEVIHDDGVAVFLNGTQVFSRLVPDLAHAAYALGASADNNVSTTSIPGARFKEGENTLAVVVKQANATSTDLSFDLELKVTTDGMQHDALFFEAPMGGEVMRPGSVQQLQWMTHGSGVDAVEVQFSSDDGASWRTVEATVSNTGFYEWTVPNTLTTQGRLRIRDASRPDISDVTDAAFTISTSPRFQAIAFGEYWRFDDRGVDPGPRWNQLDFEDKEWRSGPGKLGYGDGDEHTVLSKNTPSQPSVYFRKKLTLLEPIRSANLRVLHDDGVAIWVNGRLVYSRFMDNGLAHDAYASNAVKDPLTSSATLDGSPFVVGENVIAVMVKQGNAASSDVSFDLELNLETK; the protein is encoded by the coding sequence GTGCAGCGCTGGCCCTACTCCGCCGTGCACACGCATCTGCTGCCCACCGGCAAGGTGATGTGGTTCTCGGAGTTCGCGGACGGCGACAAGCCGCACCTGTGGGACCCGGACACCAACGAGCTCCGGCCGATACCGCCGGCCGGCTACAACATCTTCTGCGCGGGCCACGCCTTCCTCCCGGACGGGCGGCTGCTCGTCGCCGGTGGCCACATCGCGGACGACTCCGGGCTGCCCTACGCCAGCCTCTACGATCCGTTCAAGAACACCTGGACGCGGCTGCCCAACATGAACGCCGGGCGCTGGTACCCCACCGTCACCACGCTGCCCAACGGCGACCTGCTGGTGGTGGGCGGCGCCAAGGAGGACCGCTCCAAGAACCTGATTCCGCAGATCTGGCAGCCGGCGAAGAACAGCTGGCGCACGCTGAGCGACGCGAGACTGGAGCTCATGTACTACCCGTGGATGTTCGTCACGCCGGCGGGCAAGTACCTGATGGCCGGCTACTGGAAGCCCACCCGCTACCTGGACATCTCCGGCGCGGGCGCGTGGTCCGTGGGCCCGAGGACCAACTACGCCAGCAGCCGCAACGCGGGCAGCGCCGCCATGTACGACGAGGGCAAGGTCATCATCACCGGCGGCGACAATCCCCCCACCAACAACGTGGAGGTCATCGACCTCAACGCGGCGACCCCCACCTGGCGCACCGTGGCGCCCATGCGCTACGTGCGGCGCCAGCACAACAGCACGATGCTGCCGGACGGCACGGTGCTCGTCACCGGAGGCCACAGCGGCCCCGGCACCGACAACCCGAAGTATCCCCGCTACGAGACGGAGCTGTGGGACCCGGTGACGGAGAAGTGGACGGAGCTGGAGCGAGCCTCCGCCTACCGCGGCTATCACTCCACCACGCTGCTGCTGCCGGACGCGCGGGTGCTGTCCGCGGGCAGCCGGGGCGTGAAGACGATGCAGGTCTTCTCCCCGCCCTACCTCTTCAAGGGCGCGCGGCCCACCATCACCGCGGCCCCCACCGCCATCGCCTACGGCGAGAACTTCCGCGTCTCCACGCCGGACGCGGTGGCCATCTCCAAGGTGTCATGGATCCGCCTGGGCTCCGTCACGCACGCGTTCGACGAGAACCAGCGCTTCATGCGGTTGCGCTTCACCGCGTCCTCCGGAGGGCTGACGATCACCGCCCCCGCCAACCCGAACCTGGCGCCGCCGGGCCACTACATGTTGTTCCTGCTCAACGCGCGGGGCGTGCCGTCCGTGGCGAAGATCATCCGCATCGGCGGCTCCGCCACGACGCCGCCGCCCACGGACCCTCCTCCCCAGACGGGCTTCACCGCCGTCGCGTTCGGCTCCGAGTGGCGCTACGACGACCGCAACGTCGACCCCGGCCCCTCGTGGATGGCCCCCACGTTCAACGACGCTGGCTGGAAGAAGGGCCCTGCGCAGCTGGGGTTCGGAGAGAACGACGAGCGGACGAAGCTCCAGGCGACCACGCCCAAGCAGCCCTCCGTCTACTTCCGGCGCAAGTTCGAGCTCCACGGCATGGTGGAGACCGCGCGGCTCGAGGTGATCCACGACGACGGCGTCGCGGTGTTCCTCAACGGCACCCAGGTGTTCTCCCGGCTGGTGCCCGACCTCGCCCATGCCGCGTATGCGCTGGGGGCGAGCGCCGACAACAACGTGAGCACCACGAGCATCCCCGGCGCGCGCTTCAAGGAGGGTGAGAACACGCTGGCCGTCGTGGTGAAGCAGGCGAACGCGACCTCGACCGACCTCTCCTTCGACCTGGAGCTCAAGGTGACGACGGACGGCATGCAGCACGACGCCCTCTTCTTCGAGGCGCCCATGGGGGGCGAGGTCATGCGCCCGGGCAGCGTGCAGCAACTCCAGTGGATGACGCACGGCTCCGGGGTGGACGCGGTGGAGGTGCAGTTCTCCTCCGACGACGGCGCCAGCTGGCGGACGGTCGAGGCCACCGTCTCGAACACCGGCTTCTACGAGTGGACCGTCCCGAACACGCTCACCACCCAGGGGCGGCTGCGCATCCGGGACGCCTCGCGCCCGGACATCTCCGACGTCACCGACGCCGCCTTCACCATCTCCACCAGCCCGCGCTTCCAGGCCATCGCCTTCGGGGAATACTGGCGGTTCGACGACCGGGGCGTGGACCCGGGGCCGCGCTGGAACCAGCTCGACTTCGAGGACAAGGAGTGGCGTTCGGGGCCCGGCAAGCTCGGCTACGGCGACGGCGACGAGCACACGGTGCTCTCCAAGAACACCCCCAGCCAGCCCAGCGTCTACTTCCGCAAGAAGCTCACGCTGCTCGAGCCCATCCGCTCCGCCAACCTCCGCGTGCTCCACGACGACGGCGTGGCCATCTGGGTCAATGGCAGGCTCGTCTACTCGCGCTTCATGGACAACGGGCTCGCCCATGACGCCTACGCGAGCAACGCGGTGAAGGACCCGCTCACCAGTTCGGCCACGCTCGACGGCTCGCCCTTCGTGGTGGGTGAGAACGTCATCGCGGTGATGGTGAAGCAGGGCAACGCCGCCTCCAGCGACGTGTCCTTCGACCTCGAGCTGAACCTGGAGACGAAGTAG
- a CDS encoding phosphoenolpyruvate carboxylase, which produces MARMRPVDQPLRRDVRLLGRLLGEVLVEQEGQALFDLEEEVRRLAIQRRRGPLAGRRASAAELAGLLEKLPLGQTEPVLRAFSVYFQLVNLAEQHHRIRRARAHASVESPSPQRGSMEATLLALKDAGVPAARVREALRAMRVTLTLTAHPTQAVRRTLLEKLYRMAVLLEERDRTELTPRESADNLESLREEITTLWQTDELRRERPTVGDEVKNVLWYVEEVLARELAELPELVSWAFERAYGEPLGAVDTPLRIHSWVGGDMDGNPLVTPEVFSDTLRAHRARGLRALARELERLGGMLSQSERHARPPEALLRSLERDAAELPEALRRLGPRTVGEPWRRKLRFMEERLDQALRHVLAQRTGEAGALPDTAYRTPEALLADLDLLLGSLEEAKATHAGAREVRRVRERVCALGLSLAELEARVPAEDAVSAAASLEAGGPAPTEGGRRLLEVLARLKDAQAEAGEPACRTLILSMASTAEDVLAAFRCVKHAGLWDERRGCATVDVVPLFEQLGALDGGPQVLRVLFAHPEYRRHLDARGAQEVMVGYSDSGKEVGLLAASAALYRAQVALTQVSGEAGVPLRLFHGRGESVARGGGPAQEAILALPRGAVAGGYKATEQGEALDHKYARPALARRTLELVLGGVLQHHLDAQPRPSDEDERAFRAAFDTLAETGRVAYRALVWDDPEFLSLFTAATPVEEISALPIGSRPSKRKAGGLETLRAIPWVFAWTQNRAILPGWYGVGAALEAFSREAGGAALLKRMYRVWPFFKAVIDNVTMVLAKSDMAIAGRYATLAPAATRPLWRRIQQEHRRTRKQVKKLTGEAKLLDHNPQLQRAISLRNPYVDPMSFLQVELLRRKREGVGDCDRPLLLSLNGIAAGMRNTG; this is translated from the coding sequence ATGGCTCGCATGCGTCCCGTGGATCAGCCCCTGCGTCGTGATGTCCGCCTGCTCGGCCGACTGCTGGGGGAGGTGCTCGTCGAACAGGAGGGGCAAGCGCTGTTCGACCTGGAGGAGGAGGTCCGCAGGCTGGCCATCCAGCGGCGCAGGGGCCCCCTGGCGGGGCGCCGCGCGTCCGCGGCGGAGCTGGCGGGGCTGCTCGAGAAGCTCCCCCTGGGGCAGACGGAGCCGGTGCTTCGCGCCTTCTCCGTGTACTTCCAGCTGGTCAACCTGGCGGAGCAGCACCACCGCATCCGCCGCGCCCGCGCCCACGCGAGCGTCGAGTCGCCCAGTCCGCAGCGTGGATCGATGGAGGCCACGCTCCTGGCGCTCAAGGACGCGGGCGTGCCGGCCGCGCGCGTGCGCGAGGCGCTCCGAGCGATGCGGGTGACGCTGACGCTCACCGCGCACCCCACGCAGGCGGTGCGCCGCACGCTGCTCGAGAAGCTCTACCGCATGGCGGTGCTGCTGGAGGAGCGCGACCGGACCGAGCTGACGCCCCGCGAGAGCGCGGACAACCTCGAGTCGCTGCGCGAGGAGATCACCACCCTGTGGCAGACGGACGAGCTGCGCCGGGAGCGGCCCACGGTGGGCGACGAGGTGAAGAACGTCCTCTGGTACGTCGAGGAGGTGCTCGCGCGCGAGCTGGCCGAGCTGCCGGAGCTGGTGTCGTGGGCCTTCGAGCGCGCCTATGGCGAGCCGCTCGGCGCGGTGGACACGCCCTTGCGCATCCACTCGTGGGTGGGGGGCGACATGGACGGCAACCCCCTGGTGACGCCCGAGGTGTTCTCCGACACGCTGAGGGCCCACCGCGCGCGGGGCCTCCGCGCGCTGGCGCGCGAGCTGGAGCGGCTGGGCGGGATGCTCTCCCAGTCGGAGCGGCACGCACGGCCCCCGGAGGCGCTGCTGCGCTCGCTGGAGCGCGACGCGGCGGAGCTGCCGGAGGCCCTGCGGCGGCTGGGGCCGCGCACCGTCGGCGAGCCCTGGCGCCGCAAGCTGCGCTTCATGGAGGAGCGCCTGGACCAGGCCCTGCGGCACGTGCTGGCCCAGCGCACCGGCGAGGCGGGCGCGCTGCCCGATACGGCATACCGCACCCCGGAGGCGCTGCTGGCGGACCTGGACCTGCTGCTGGGCTCGCTGGAGGAGGCGAAGGCGACGCACGCGGGCGCGCGGGAGGTGCGGCGCGTGCGCGAGCGCGTCTGCGCGCTGGGCCTGTCCCTGGCGGAGCTGGAGGCGCGCGTGCCGGCCGAGGACGCGGTGAGCGCGGCCGCGTCGCTCGAGGCGGGCGGCCCCGCGCCGACGGAGGGCGGGCGCCGGCTGCTCGAGGTGCTGGCGCGGCTGAAGGACGCGCAGGCGGAAGCCGGCGAGCCCGCGTGCCGCACGCTCATCCTCAGCATGGCCAGCACGGCGGAGGACGTGCTCGCGGCCTTCCGGTGCGTGAAGCACGCGGGCCTGTGGGACGAGCGGCGCGGCTGCGCCACCGTGGACGTGGTGCCCCTCTTCGAGCAGCTGGGCGCGCTCGACGGCGGGCCCCAGGTGCTGCGCGTGCTCTTCGCGCACCCCGAGTACCGCCGCCACCTCGACGCGCGCGGGGCGCAGGAGGTGATGGTGGGCTACAGCGACTCCGGCAAGGAGGTGGGCCTGCTGGCCGCCAGCGCGGCGCTCTACCGCGCCCAGGTGGCGCTCACGCAGGTGTCTGGCGAGGCGGGCGTGCCGCTGCGCCTGTTCCACGGGCGCGGCGAGTCCGTGGCCCGGGGCGGCGGCCCCGCGCAGGAGGCCATCCTCGCGCTGCCCCGGGGCGCGGTGGCGGGTGGCTACAAGGCGACGGAGCAGGGCGAGGCGCTGGACCACAAGTACGCCCGTCCGGCGCTGGCCCGGCGCACGCTGGAGCTCGTGCTGGGGGGCGTGCTCCAGCACCACCTGGACGCGCAGCCGCGCCCCTCGGACGAGGACGAGCGCGCCTTCCGCGCGGCCTTCGACACGCTGGCGGAGACGGGGCGCGTGGCGTACCGCGCGCTCGTCTGGGACGACCCGGAGTTCCTGTCGCTGTTCACCGCCGCCACGCCCGTGGAGGAGATTTCGGCGCTCCCCATCGGCTCGCGCCCCAGCAAGCGCAAGGCGGGAGGCCTGGAGACGCTGAGGGCCATCCCCTGGGTGTTCGCCTGGACGCAGAACCGGGCCATCCTCCCGGGCTGGTATGGCGTGGGGGCGGCGTTGGAGGCCTTCTCCCGGGAGGCGGGTGGGGCCGCGCTGCTCAAGCGCATGTACCGCGTGTGGCCCTTCTTCAAGGCCGTCATCGACAACGTCACCATGGTGCTGGCCAAGTCGGACATGGCCATCGCCGGGCGCTACGCCACGCTGGCCCCCGCGGCCACGCGGCCGCTGTGGCGGCGCATCCAGCAGGAGCACCGGCGCACGCGCAAGCAGGTCAAGAAGCTGACGGGCGAGGCGAAGCTGCTGGACCACAACCCCCAGCTCCAGCGCGCCATCTCCCTGCGAAACCCCTACGTGGACCCCATGTCGTTCCTCCAGGTGGAGCTGCTGCGGCGCAAGCGCGAGGGCGTGGGCGACTGCGACCGTCCACTGCTGCTCTCCCTGAACGGAATCGCGGCTGGCATGCGCAACACCGGTTAG
- a CDS encoding DEAD/DEAH box helicase → MAPTESQAPLAALLPKKGEPPLDADGILDRFVGYVAANGLSLYPAQEEAILELLGGKHLFLKTPTGSGKSMVALALHFKAMAEGKVSFYTCPIKALVNEKFFALCEAFGAQNVGMLTGDASINRDAPIICCTAEILANLALRDANARVDYVVMDEFHYYSDRDRGVAWQIPLIALPRTTFLLMSATLGPTHVIEESLQKLTGREVATVRSAQRPVPLDFDYRESALHETIEDLIARKKYPIYLVNFTQRAAAEQAQNLMSVDFSTKEEKEAIRVALMDAPFDTPYGKDFQRYLRHGIGMHHAGLLPKYRLLVEKLAQGGHLKVISGTDTLGVGVNIPIRTVLFTQLFKFNGEKLATLSVRDFQQIAGRAGRKGFDNEGSVVAQAPEYVVENIKQAAKEAAGKKKAPKAKPPQKNFVQYDRNTFERLQTGMPEPLESRFAVSHGMILNLLQSDHVRGTGGYHRLVQLVQRCHDSDFLKRRHLKEAARDFRTLRAAGIVEVVRGQGGSGAEVKVAQELQHDFSLNHTLSLYLLETLELLDPTTDTYALDVVTLVESILENPEVVLYAQLNQLKGEKIQELKAQGMEYDDRMEELEKLEWPKPNREFIYGTFNKFAQKHPWVGEENIRPKSVVRDMFERFMSFHDFVREYGLQRSEGVLLRYVSDVYKTLVQTVPERFRTEEVEDFVDHLRATLRQVDSSLLDEWERMRNPGAVVEAKPVVELKPKELTDDPRAFAARVREELHRLLRALGQKRYMDALALLDNPLGEWTAPKLEQAMVPYHEEHKVVVLTPQARRPANTFLKEAGPRLWEVQQRIMDPEGHGDWMLDCEIDLRGRRLDDGPILILRRIGP, encoded by the coding sequence ATGGCACCCACCGAGTCCCAGGCCCCCCTCGCCGCCCTGCTTCCCAAGAAGGGAGAGCCGCCCCTCGACGCGGACGGCATCCTCGACCGCTTCGTCGGCTATGTCGCGGCGAACGGGCTGAGCCTCTATCCCGCCCAGGAGGAGGCCATCCTGGAGCTGCTCGGCGGCAAGCACCTGTTCCTGAAGACGCCCACCGGCTCCGGCAAGTCCATGGTGGCCCTGGCGCTGCACTTCAAGGCCATGGCCGAGGGCAAGGTCTCCTTCTACACCTGCCCCATCAAGGCCCTGGTGAACGAGAAGTTCTTCGCGCTGTGCGAGGCGTTCGGCGCGCAGAACGTGGGCATGCTCACCGGCGACGCCAGCATCAACCGCGACGCCCCCATCATCTGCTGCACCGCGGAGATCCTCGCCAACCTCGCCCTGCGCGACGCCAACGCCCGCGTGGACTACGTCGTCATGGACGAGTTCCACTACTACTCCGACCGCGACCGCGGCGTGGCCTGGCAGATTCCGCTCATCGCGCTGCCTCGGACGACGTTCCTCCTGATGTCCGCGACGTTGGGCCCCACGCACGTCATCGAGGAGAGCCTGCAGAAGCTCACCGGGCGCGAGGTGGCCACCGTGCGCAGCGCGCAGCGCCCGGTGCCGCTGGACTTCGACTACCGGGAGTCGGCGCTCCACGAGACCATCGAGGACCTGATCGCGCGCAAGAAGTATCCCATCTACCTGGTCAACTTCACCCAGCGCGCCGCCGCCGAGCAGGCGCAGAACCTCATGAGCGTGGACTTCTCCACCAAGGAGGAGAAGGAGGCCATCCGCGTCGCGCTGATGGACGCGCCCTTCGACACGCCCTACGGCAAGGACTTCCAGCGCTACCTGCGCCACGGCATCGGAATGCACCACGCGGGGCTGCTGCCCAAGTACCGCCTGCTGGTGGAGAAGCTGGCGCAGGGCGGCCACCTCAAGGTCATCAGCGGCACGGACACGCTGGGCGTGGGCGTCAACATCCCCATCCGCACGGTGCTCTTCACGCAGCTGTTCAAGTTCAACGGCGAGAAGCTGGCCACGCTGAGCGTGCGCGACTTCCAGCAGATCGCCGGCCGCGCGGGGCGCAAGGGCTTCGACAACGAGGGCAGCGTCGTCGCCCAGGCGCCCGAGTACGTGGTGGAGAACATCAAGCAGGCCGCCAAGGAGGCCGCGGGCAAGAAGAAGGCGCCCAAGGCCAAGCCGCCGCAGAAGAACTTCGTCCAGTACGACCGCAACACCTTCGAGCGGCTCCAGACGGGCATGCCGGAGCCGCTGGAGTCCCGCTTCGCGGTGTCGCACGGGATGATCCTCAACCTGCTCCAGAGCGACCACGTCCGGGGGACGGGGGGCTACCACCGGCTGGTGCAGCTGGTGCAGCGCTGCCACGACTCGGACTTCCTCAAGCGCCGCCACCTCAAGGAGGCCGCGCGCGACTTCCGCACGCTGCGCGCGGCGGGCATCGTCGAGGTGGTGCGAGGGCAGGGGGGCTCGGGGGCGGAGGTGAAGGTGGCGCAGGAGCTCCAGCACGACTTCAGCCTCAACCACACCCTGTCGCTGTACCTGCTGGAGACGCTGGAGCTGCTCGACCCCACGACGGACACCTACGCGCTGGACGTGGTGACGCTGGTGGAGTCCATCCTGGAGAACCCGGAGGTGGTGCTGTACGCGCAGTTGAACCAGCTCAAGGGGGAGAAGATCCAGGAGCTGAAGGCGCAGGGCATGGAGTACGACGACCGGATGGAGGAGCTGGAGAAGCTGGAGTGGCCCAAGCCCAACCGCGAGTTCATCTACGGCACCTTCAACAAGTTCGCGCAGAAGCACCCCTGGGTGGGCGAGGAGAACATCCGCCCCAAGTCCGTGGTGCGGGACATGTTCGAGCGCTTCATGTCGTTCCACGACTTCGTGCGCGAGTACGGCCTGCAGCGCAGCGAAGGCGTGCTCCTGCGCTACGTGAGCGACGTCTACAAGACGCTGGTGCAGACGGTGCCGGAGCGCTTCCGCACCGAGGAGGTGGAGGACTTCGTCGACCACCTGCGCGCCACCCTGCGACAGGTGGACTCCAGCCTCCTGGACGAGTGGGAGCGCATGCGCAACCCGGGGGCCGTCGTCGAGGCCAAGCCCGTCGTCGAGCTCAAGCCGAAGGAGCTCACCGACGACCCGCGCGCCTTCGCGGCCCGCGTGCGCGAGGAGCTGCACCGGCTGCTGCGCGCCCTGGGCCAGAAGCGCTACATGGACGCGCTGGCGCTGCTGGACAACCCGCTGGGCGAGTGGACCGCGCCCAAGCTGGAGCAGGCCATGGTGCCCTACCACGAGGAGCACAAGGTGGTGGTGCTCACGCCCCAGGCCCGCAGGCCCGCCAACACGTTCCTCAAGGAGGCCGGGCCCCGCCTGTGGGAGGTCCAGCAGCGCATCATGGACCCGGAGGGCCACGGGGACTGGATGCTCGACTGTGAAATCGACCTGCGCGGCCGGCGCCTGGATGATGGCCCCATCCTCATCCTGCGCCGCATCGGACCGTAG